The genomic stretch TACTGCTACGATTGCGAAACACCGTCCTCTTACTGATCCCCAGTATCTCTGACGTCTGGCTTGTGTCCAAACCTGCCTCAGCGATCAATAAAACCGACAACGCCTTGCGAAGCTCCGTTACTGTAGTCGCTTTGTCCCTGAGTTCACATGCTCTTGTTACTTCCTCATCCGAAAACCGGGCTGTTCTTGCCATGGAATCACCTCCATGGCAATATTATATATTAACTGTCATCTTGAATGCAATACAGAATTAGAAGGCCACCCGTCCAGTCCCTACGCTTGGGTTCAAGCCTTGGGTCGGCAGTGGGGCAAACGAGCTGCGTTTACTGCTTGGCTGCCGTCCACTCTTCAAATGTGCGGATGACCTTGGTGCTTTTGATCTTCCATACCCCACCCTCCTTGACATATTCGTCTTCATAGTGGCCAAAGCCCATCATCTTCATGCCTGACTTCCAGACAAGATAATCCTGGAGTGCCCATATACCCCTGGCCGTCGTGCCACTGGTTATCTCAATCTCGGGACTATGCCCGCCATGAGCAGTGGCCACATCTTCTATTCCATTTCTTATCCATTGCACCACTGCCTTGCCATCACCCTGCACACGGTCTGTGCCATACTCTTGAACGGCCTCTGTGGCATAGACTTGCCCCATTTCGTCCCAAAGCTTCTTGTCCATGCAACGCCAGTACCTCGCTTTGAGCTTCTTGATGGCCTCAATATCTTCGAGAATCCGTATCCTCGTTCCAAGATCTGCTGGATCGCTCATGATGTCCGCCTCCTTTTTCATGTGGGGTCAGGTCTTATACCTGAGTCTGGCGTTGACCCTTTCCTCGCTGTCCTGGGATGGGCGCTGCTACTGTGAGGCCAACTCCCTAAAGCGGTAGCCCAGCCCGCGCTCACTGAGAATATACTTGGGATTCTTGGGATCCCTTTCTATCTTCTGCCTGAGGTAGGTGATATACAGACGCACATAATGGTCTTCGTCCCTGTACTCCGGACCCCAGACCCGGGATAGAAGCGTCTCGTGGGTGAGCAGCCGGCCGGCATTGGATACCAATTGGTAGAGGAGGCGGTACTCCGTCGGCCTGAGCTTGACTTCCTGCCCTCGCACAATGACCTTTCTCTGTTCAAAGTTGATATACAGGTCATCATCCACCTTGACCTGCGTACCAGGTGCTGGGGCCACTGGCTCAAGTCTTCGGAGTACGGCCCTGATACGGGAGACCAGCTCCCTGGGGCTGAAAGGTTTGACTATGTAATCATCGGCACCCAGGTCCAGGCCTTTGACGCGGTCGAACTCCTCGCCTTTGGCGCTCAGAAAGATAACCGGCACTGCGGATACGTTGCGGATCTTTCTTAGCGTCTCGAACCCGTCCATCTCGGGCATCATGATGTCGAGGACGACCAGGTCAGGAAGCTCTCTGGTCACCTTCTCCAGCGCCTGATAGCCGTCGAAGGCACTGATAACGCGGAACCCCTCCAGTTCCAGGTTCATGGTGATGAACTGGACCATCCGCGGCTCGTCATCCACTACCAGTATGGTCGTATTGGCAGCCATGAGTTTCGGCTAATCTCCCGTTATCAAAGATCAAAGACCTGGGACAAAGGCAGGGTAAAGGCAAACTGTGATCCCTGTCCCAGCCTGCTTACTACGCTGATATTGCCTCCATGAGCCTCTACGATGTACTTGCAGATGGACAGCCCCAAGCCCATCCCCCGGGTCTTCTGCACGAAACTGTCATTCACCCGGTGGAACCGCTCGAAAATATGCCCTATCTCGCGCATAGGGATGCCGATGCCCTCGTCCGTAATCGTTATCTCCACGTTTTCGCCGTTTGCTCTGCCGGCGATCACTATCTTGCCACCCTTTGGCGAGTACTTGATAGCGTTGTCCACCAGGTTGGTCAGCACCTCCTCGATCAATTGCGGGTCGGCGTACGGTGCTGGTAAGTCCTGCTCAAAATCCAGTTCGAGGGTATGGATACTGGTCAGAGGCTGAAATCGGCGTACCACCTTGCTGGCCAGGGCCGGGAACTGCACGGGTTCTTTTCGCAGCGTTAGCGTTCTGGTCTCAATACGGGAGGCAAGCACGAGCCTGTTCACCAGTTTGCTGAGGCGGTCACATTCTTCCTCCACTACCCGGAGGCCTTCGTGCAATGTCTCGTTGCTCCACTGGCCATCGCTCCGGGCCAGGGTGCTGGTGTAGCCTTTAATGATGGAAAGCGGAGTTTGTAGCTCGTGGCCCAGCATTGCCAGGAAGGTTGATCTGAGATTCTCGATCTCGCGAAGCCGGGAGATATCCCGAACGTTGATTACGGCGTAGGCCGGCTGCTGCCCCTCCGGGGAGCAAACGATGGAGTGCAGCATGTCTACGTTTATGTCCTGCCCGTCCGCCGTCCGAATCGTTCCCTGTGCTTCAAGGGTGGAAAGACGCCCTTCGGATGGCATGAGCATAGGGCATTTCCTGTTGCAGAACGAGTTCCCATCCCATTCGCGCAGATTCAATATCCTGGAACATAGTTGGCCGAGTGCGCCCTCTCTCGAATAGCCAGTGAGCCTTTCCATAGCCGCGTTGAAGCCCACGATTCTCCGTTGAGCATCTATGCTCATGATGCCCTCGCCGCTCCCTTCCAGCATAGACTCCATCCTACGGTTCTCTTCATAGAGGAGGTGGGCTAGCCTGGCGTTATGGACGGCAAGGGCAGCCTGCCGGGCGAAGGCTGCCAGGATGGGCTGATCCAGTCCAGTGAAGGGGCCTGCTTTAAATTCACGCAGGACGCAGATCAGACCCACTGAGGTCTTGCCAATTCGGAGGGGCAAGGCAATTATGGGATTCAGGGCAACTCCTCTGTCAGAGGAAACCAGGGGTGGATGAGGGCGAAGCTCGGAAAGCAGGTTGAAGCTTTGCTTGCTACCGGCGAGATCGGGCAGAGCCTCATCAAGCAGCGGGCGCAGCCGATCGAGCGCCCTGGCCTCCAGTCCATAGGAATCGGTGACAATGAAACAGTGCTCCGCTTCGATCCAGGAGGCCACTATGCCGGCGCTGCCAGCCAGCGCTTCCACGGCATCTTTCAGGATCATCCTCAGTGTAGCCTGAACATCAACCTCGGCTGGTGTTATCCTGGGAATCTCCATCCCTCAGCTCCGTTGCCATGCTGTGATCGAAGGCAAACTCAGAATTTCTAACGAAATTCTAATACTCTACTAGCGTTATTCTAACACAGACGTGTTTATACTTTAACTTGCCAGGATTGCTGCCGGAAGACGGACACGCAACACCAGTTGGTGCTGTCCTGTTGAAAGTAGGCAGGGGATCACTGGCAAAGAACTTAACTAAGGAGGAAAGGATGGCAACAAAAGCGAAGGCACTGGCTAAGCTACAGCCTCTTGGAGACCGGGTGGTAATCCGGCCGACCAAGAAGGAAGAGGTGAGCAAGGGGGGCATTGTGCTGCCGGACACGGCAAAGGAGAAGCCGCAGGAAGGCGAGATAGTTGCTGTAGGCCCGGGTAAGCTCTCGGAAGAGGGGAACAGAATAGCCATGGAGGTGAAGGTGGGGGACAAGGTGATCTATGCTAAGTACGCTGGCACGGAGATTAAGGTTGATGACGAAGAATTGATAATCGCCCGTGAAAGCGACATTCTAGCCAAGAAGAGTTAGAAAGGAGGAGGAAAGTGGCAAAACAGATAATCTTTGGTGAAGAAGCCAGAAGAAGCCTGAAAAGAGGGGTAGACATTCTGGCTGATGCGGTTAGGCCGACCCTGGGGCCGAAAGGTCGCCCGGTGGCTCTAGACAAGAAGTGGGGCCCACCGACGGTCATCAATGATGGTGTTACCATTGCTAAGGAAATAGAGCTTCCTGACCCCTTCGAGAATATGGGGGCTCAATTGCTGAAGCAGGCCTCCGCTAAGACCAACGACAAGTGCGGTGATGGGACGACTACATCCACCCTTTTGGCTCAGGCGATGGTTGCCGGCGGCTTCAAGAACATAACCGCTGGGTCAGATGCCATGGCCATCAAGCGGGGCGTAGAGAAAGCGGTCGGTATCCTGGTTGAGGAGCTCAAGAAAAGGGCTATCTCTGTAGCCGGCAAGCAACAAATTGCTCAGGTGGCTACTAACTCGGCGGTCGATGCTCAAATCGGAGACCTGATTGCCGATGTGATGGAGAAGGTAGGGAAGGACGGGGTTATCACGGTAGAGGAATCGAAAGGCCTGCAATTCGAGACAGAGTATGTTGAGGGCATGAAGTTTGACCGCGGCTACATCAGTCCCTACTTTGTCACCAACCCGGAGCGAATGGAGACGGTGATCGAAGACCCCTATATCCTTCTGACTGACAAGAAGA from Chloroflexota bacterium encodes the following:
- a CDS encoding nuclear transport factor 2 family protein → MKKEADIMSDPADLGTRIRILEDIEAIKKLKARYWRCMDKKLWDEMGQVYATEAVQEYGTDRVQGDGKAVVQWIRNGIEDVATAHGGHSPEIEITSGTTARGIWALQDYLVWKSGMKMMGFGHYEDEYVKEGGVWKIKSTKVIRTFEEWTAAKQ
- a CDS encoding response regulator transcription factor, producing MAANTTILVVDDEPRMVQFITMNLELEGFRVISAFDGYQALEKVTRELPDLVVLDIMMPEMDGFETLRKIRNVSAVPVIFLSAKGEEFDRVKGLDLGADDYIVKPFSPRELVSRIRAVLRRLEPVAPAPGTQVKVDDDLYINFEQRKVIVRGQEVKLRPTEYRLLYQLVSNAGRLLTHETLLSRVWGPEYRDEDHYVRLYITYLRQKIERDPKNPKYILSERGLGYRFRELASQ
- a CDS encoding PAS domain S-box protein, translated to MEIPRITPAEVDVQATLRMILKDAVEALAGSAGIVASWIEAEHCFIVTDSYGLEARALDRLRPLLDEALPDLAGSKQSFNLLSELRPHPPLVSSDRGVALNPIIALPLRIGKTSVGLICVLREFKAGPFTGLDQPILAAFARQAALAVHNARLAHLLYEENRRMESMLEGSGEGIMSIDAQRRIVGFNAAMERLTGYSREGALGQLCSRILNLREWDGNSFCNRKCPMLMPSEGRLSTLEAQGTIRTADGQDINVDMLHSIVCSPEGQQPAYAVINVRDISRLREIENLRSTFLAMLGHELQTPLSIIKGYTSTLARSDGQWSNETLHEGLRVVEEECDRLSKLVNRLVLASRIETRTLTLRKEPVQFPALASKVVRRFQPLTSIHTLELDFEQDLPAPYADPQLIEEVLTNLVDNAIKYSPKGGKIVIAGRANGENVEITITDEGIGIPMREIGHIFERFHRVNDSFVQKTRGMGLGLSICKYIVEAHGGNISVVSRLGQGSQFAFTLPLSQVFDL
- a CDS encoding co-chaperone GroES, which encodes MATKAKALAKLQPLGDRVVIRPTKKEEVSKGGIVLPDTAKEKPQEGEIVAVGPGKLSEEGNRIAMEVKVGDKVIYAKYAGTEIKVDDEELIIARESDILAKKS